One Nyctibius grandis isolate bNycGra1 chromosome 17, bNycGra1.pri, whole genome shotgun sequence genomic window carries:
- the EFHD2 gene encoding EF-hand domain-containing protein D2, with protein MAAAAEELAGRRGRAAQPGPGSPAGRAAGGEGSPGGGRRVFSPAAEFREFSRRQLRDMERLFRQYDAGKDGFIDLMELKLMMEKLGAPQTHLGLKNMIKEVDEDLDSKLSFREFLLIFRKAAAGELQEDSGLHALARLSEIDVSTEGVKGARSFFEAKVQAIHDSSRFEEEIKAEQEEKKKQAEELKQRKAAFKELQSTFKQ; from the exons atggcggcggcggcggaggagctggcggggcggcggggccgggcggcgcagccggggccgggcagcccgGCGGGGCGAGCGGCGGGGGGCGAGGGCTCGCccgggggcggccgccgcgTGTTCAGCCCCGCCGCGGAGTTCCGCGAGTTCTCCCGGCGGCAGCTCCGCGACATGGAGCGGCTCTTCCGACA GTACGACGCAGGGAAGGACGGCTTCATCGACCTCATGGAGCTGAAGCTGATGATGGAGAAGCTGGGGGCCCCGCAGACGCACCTGGGCCTGAAGAACATGATCAAGGAAGTGGACGAAGACCTGGACAGCAAGCTGAGCTTCCgggag TTCCTGCTGATTTTCCGCAAGGCGGCGGCGGGCgagctgcaggaggacagtGGGCTGCACGCCCTGGCCCGGCTCTCCGAGATCGACGTCTCCACGGAGGGGGTGAAAGGCGCCAGGAGCTTCTTCGAGGCCAAG GTGCAGGCCATCCACGACTCCAGCCGCTTTGAGGAGGAGATCAAGgcggagcaggaggagaagaagaagcagGCGGAGGAGCTGAAGCAGAGGAAGGCGGCGTTCAAGGAGCTGCAGTCCACCTTCAAGCAGTGA
- the CTRC gene encoding chymotrypsin-C, producing the protein MLGAVCLAVLLGYAYGCGQPAVPPLLGTRVVGGEDARPHSWPWQISLQYSRSGAWHHTCGGTLIASNWVLTAAHCISSSRTYRVVLGKQDLSVEDEPGSVAVGVEKIIVHEKWNSLLIVNDIALVKLEEEVEESESIRPACLPPAGLILENNYPCYVTGWGRLRTNGPLADVLQQALLPVVDHEICSQRSWWGSTVRTTMVCAGGDGVSSGCNGDSGGPLNCQRGGVWDVDGIVSFGSGLSCNMARKPTVFTRVSAYIDWIGEVGAPASPPPREGPTMLSPWPPAEGLTTSPPVSCRWQKMSAN; encoded by the exons ATGCTGGGTGCCGTGTGTCTCGCTGTGCTGCTGGGCTACG CCTACGGGTGCGGTCAGCCGGCCGTGCCGCCGCTGCTGGGCACCCGCGTCGTGGGCGGCGAAGACGCTCGGCCCCACAGCTGGCCGTGGCAG ATCTCTCTGCAGTACAGCCGCTCCGGGGCTTGGCACCACACGTGCGGCGGGACCCTCATCGCTTCCAACTGGGTGCTGACGGCCGCCCACTGCATcag CTCTAGCCGGACGTACCGCGTGGTGCTGGGCAAGCAGGACCTGTCGGTGGAGGATGAGCCGGGCTCGGTGGCCGTGGGCGTGGAGAAGATCATCGTGCACGAGAAGTGGAACTCCCTCCTCATCGT CAACGACATCGCCCTGGTcaagctggaggaggaggtggaggagagcGAGAGCATCCGGCCCGCCTGCCTGCCGCCCGCCGGCCTGATTCTGGAGAACAACTACCCCTGCTACGTCACCGGCTGGGGACGCCTCCGGA CGAACGGGCCCCTGGCTGACGTCCTGCAGCAGGCGCTGCTGCCCGTGGTGGACCACGAGATCTGCTCGCAGCGAAGCTGGTGGGGCAGCACCGTGCGCACCACCATGGTGTGCGCCGGCGGCGACGGCGTCTCCTCCGGCTGCAAC GGGGATTCGGGCGGCCCCCTGAACTGCCAGCGCGGCGGGGTCTGGGACGTGGACGGCATCGTCAGCTTCGGCTCTGGGCTGAGCTGCAACATGGCCAGGAAGCCGACGGTCTTCACGCGGGTGTCTGCCTACATCGACTGGATCGGCGAGGTGGGTGCCCCTGCCTCTCCCCCGCCCAGGGAGGGGCCGACCATGCTGTCCCCGTGGCCACCAGCCGAGGGTCTCACCACAAGCCCCCCCGTGTCTTGTCGTTGGCAGAAAATGAGCGCGAACTGA